From the genome of Bactrocera oleae isolate idBacOlea1 chromosome 2, idBacOlea1, whole genome shotgun sequence, one region includes:
- the LOC106620390 gene encoding uncharacterized protein — MIGIWYFNKIFIHLLTLGLLMLSKIDSITAIKCFKCSVTVEKNEIENITVLTPMCTKFDRSEDFIIDCPFSTMCLKTISTLHLQNENQNTIIRGCAPQKDTKQVFKNRRWHQEFSVQEVYDEGCIEFKENHLSASSKIHCYCRGNLCNSGPGKIFADQVLATSLVVCYLFSLL; from the exons ATCGGGATTTGGTacttcaacaaaatatttatacatcttTTAACTCTAGGATTACTGATGCTGTCAAAAATAG attCCATCACAGCGATAAAATGTTTCAAATGCAGCGTTACTGTAGAAAAAAATGAGATAGAAAATATTACAGTTTTGACGCCAATGTGCACCAAATTTGACAGGTCTGAAGATTTTATCATTGATTGCCCATTTTCGACAATGTGTCTAAAGACCATTTCAACACTTCATTTGCAAAACGAAAATCAAAATACTATTATAAGGGGATGCGCGCCGCAAAAAGATACTAAACAG gTCTTTAAGAATCGTCGATGGCACCAAGAATTTTCTGTGCAAGAAGTATACGATGAAGGCTGTATAGAATTTAAGGAAAATCACCTGTCAGCATCCAGTAAAATACACTGCTATTGTCGGGGTAATTTATGCAACTCAGGACCCGGAAAAATCTTTGCTGATCAAGTACTCGCTACAAGCCTAGTTGTCTGCTATTTATTCAGTCTACTCTAG